A single genomic interval of Gossypium raimondii isolate GPD5lz chromosome 11, ASM2569854v1, whole genome shotgun sequence harbors:
- the LOC105803204 gene encoding transcription factor MYB30, giving the protein MVRAPCCEKMGLKKGPWTPEEDQILINYIQLHGHGNWRALPKQAGLLRCGKSCRLRWTNYLRPDIKRGNFTREEEDTIINLHEMLGNRWSAIAARLPGRTDNEIKNVWHTHLKKRLKHSHGSNANNRQPIDPSKDIKREQQPVTIYSQVSPPQSSSDVSTSENNSNTNTSTTKTETNEDVSEIDENFWSEVLSADNSSMEANFRVVGSDQYFPSSPPPSLPALETVNGYGSNLYDTDANMDFWYILFTRAADLPELPEF; this is encoded by the exons ATGGTGAGAGCTCCATGCTGTGAGAAAATGGGATTGAAGAAAGGTCCTTGGACCCCTGAAGAGGATCAGATTCTTATCAATTACATTCAACTCCACGGCCATGGCAACTGGCGAGCTCTCCCCAAACAAGCTG GTCTATTGAGGTGTGGAAAGAGTTGCAGACTACGATGGACCAACTATTTGAGGCCAGACATTAAACGAGGGAATTTCACCAGGGAAGAAGAGGATACCATTATCAACTTACATGAAATGCTTGGTAATAG ATGGTCGGCAATTGCGGCGAGGTTACCGGGAAGAACGGACAACGAAATTAAAAACGTATGGCACACCCACTTGAAGAAGAGGCTCAAACACAGCCATGGGTCCAATGCCAATAACCGACAACCTATTGATCCTTCCAAAGACATCAAAAGAGAACAACAACCCGTGACAATTTACAGTCAAGTTTCCCCACCACAATCCAGCAGCGACGTTTCCACAAGCGAAAACAACAGCAACACCAACACCTCCACCACCAAAACTGAAACCAACGAAGACGTCTCTGAAATCGATGAAAACTTCTGGTCCGAAGTATTATCGGCTGATAACTCAAGCATGGAAGCCAATTTCCGAGTGGTTGGTTCGGACCAATATTTCCCAAGCTCTCCGCCTCCTTCATTACCAGCATTGGAAACAGTGAATGGCTATGGTTCCAATCTTTATGATACCGATGCTAACATGGATTTTTGGTATATTCTTTTCACCAGAGCCGCGGACTTACCTGAACTACCTGAATTTTGA